The nucleotide window ATCGCTTCCCCGTAGATATCGAGCTGGAGTTGTTCGGCGGCGCCGTTGCCGACCCGCACCGGATAAGAGCCGCGGTATCCCTCCCAGTCCGCGAGGATCTCCTCGGACAGGTTCGGGTCGCCGTCGATCCGGTACATGATGTTCAGCGGGCCGGAGTCGCTGCCCCGCGGTTCGGCCACCCGGTCGCGAAGCCATCGGCCGAACGCGGCGGCCTCGGTGGAGAAGCCCATCCGCACCAGCGTGTTCACGGAGAAGGACGCATCCCGCACCCAGGTGAAGCGGTAGTCCCAGTTGCGTTCCCCGCCGATCTGTTCCGGAAGGCCCGCGGTCGGCGCGGCGACGAGGCCACCGGTCGGTGCGTAGGTCAACAGTTTGAGGGTGATGGCCGACCGCTGCAGTTCCTCGCGCCAGCGACCCACGTAGGTCGACTGCCCAACCCAGTTCTGCCAGTAGCTGGCGGTGTCGTCGAACAGTCGCTGGGCCTCGGCCACGGGGACGGCCCGGGGAGTGGGGTCGCCGCCGGTTTCGAGGATGACGCCGCGCATCTCCCCCTCCGTCAGGCTCAGCGTGAACCGCAGGTCGCCCTCCTCCGACGGCTGCACCCGTCCGCGCCGCTCCTCGCCCTGGTCGCGGATGAGGCTGATCGTCAGCGTGGTGTCGCCGGCCACAAACGCGGCGCCGTCGTCGGTGACGGTCGTCTGGTGGGTCTGCCGGCCGTAGTCGAACCGGGGAGCGATCTCGACGTCGAACGTGATCGCACCCCGCACGCAGCGCATCCCCCGGAGGAGGCGATGATGGCCGCTGGGTGTTTCGGAGGTCACCGGCATGAAGTCGATCACCTCGCCCACTCCGTTCTCGGTGAGGAAGCGGGTGATCAGGATCGCCGTGTCGGGGAAGTAGAGCTGTTTCGTCTCGAACGCGTCGACCTGCGGATGCGCGCTGAAATGCCCACCCTTCGCGTGATCCAGCAGCGAGGCGAAGATGCTCGGGGAGTCGAACCGCGGGCTGCAGAACCAGTCGATGGTGCCGTCCGTCGACACCAACGCCGTGGTCTGCAAGTCTCCGATCAGGCCGTGGTCGGCGATCGAGGGGTAGCTCTTCATGGGGTCGTCCTCTCTTCTTCCACGGCTGCTCCCGCAGGCGTGATGATCATGGCTCAGGTCTCGGCGGCAGCCGGCGTGATGGTGGGCTTGGCGCGTCCGGGCAGGAGGATCGCGATGACGATTCCGACGGCCGCGATGGCGAGCAGGGGCACTATTGCCGCCAGGTATCCGCCTGCATTTGCGTCCGCGTTCAGCACGAGAAGGGTGCTCACGATCGCTGTCCCGAAGCTCGACCCGAGATTCGAGACACTGCGGGAGAGTCCGCTGATCTCCCCCTGTTGCTTTTCGGGGAAGGCTGACTGCACGATGTTGACGCTCGGGGTGAGCATCAGCCCAATCCCCAGCCCGATCGTGAGCAGGCCCGGCGCGAACGCCCATGCGCCCGGAACGGTCGCCACGATCAGCAGGAGGAGCAGGCCGATGCCGGTGACCAGGAAGCC belongs to Cryobacterium sp. SO2 and includes:
- a CDS encoding glycoside hydrolase family 15 protein encodes the protein MKSYPSIADHGLIGDLQTTALVSTDGTIDWFCSPRFDSPSIFASLLDHAKGGHFSAHPQVDAFETKQLYFPDTAILITRFLTENGVGEVIDFMPVTSETPSGHHRLLRGMRCVRGAITFDVEIAPRFDYGRQTHQTTVTDDGAAFVAGDTTLTISLIRDQGEERRGRVQPSEEGDLRFTLSLTEGEMRGVILETGGDPTPRAVPVAEAQRLFDDTASYWQNWVGQSTYVGRWREELQRSAITLKLLTYAPTGGLVAAPTAGLPEQIGGERNWDYRFTWVRDASFSVNTLVRMGFSTEAAAFGRWLRDRVAEPRGSDSGPLNIMYRIDGDPNLSEEILADWEGYRGSYPVRVGNGAAEQLQLDIYGEAMEAVYNADRAGIQIGQAGWLGIGRLLDWLADHWDQPEEGIWETRGGRKDFTYGRLMCWVAFDRAIRLATAYGRPAPLTRWIAERDAIYNQIMAKGWSEERRAFVQQYGEPVLDTSLLKMPQVGFIAPQDPMWLDTMRAIERELVSDSLVYRYDPAASPDGLRGSEGTFSLCSFLYVDALARADRLADARFTFEKMLTYANHLGLYAEEIAPTGDQIGNFPQAFTHLALIDAAITLNERLDARDAKGGRR